From the genome of Novosphingobium sp. P6W:
TCTCCCGTCGCGCTGACGGAGAGGAGCGTTTCGTCGCGATCCACTCCACGCCCGTCGGGCGGTGGGCTGCCGCAGCTCGCCAGCGCAGCCAAGGGCATGAAGAAGAGCGACGTTTTGACGCGAAGGACGAACATGGTATTCTCCCAGGCAGTTATCGCGAATAATCCTGGCGGACTGAAGATGAAGCGGGGCTGCACGACGAGGGCCCGCACATTGTCCGCTTCGCGCCCATTGTCGCCGCAAAGCGGCGCAGTGCAGTTGCTCCGAGCCGGTCATTCGTTCAGGTTGGACCGTTCCGTCTGATGAGAGACACATCCCTTCCGCTCACGCCAGCCTTGCGCGCGGCACAGGACGATTCGCTCATTCTTAAAGCGGTTGCCGTCCGAACCCTGCGCTGTAGGGCACTGGTGAAAATTTTCGCCGGCATTATAGAATAGAACATTGGATAGGCCCTGCGCAGGCCCGTCAGTTAGCGCCCAGACATGGGATTTGGACGCGCTAGCGAGGACAAGCTTGAGGGCCGAGGTCGAGAGATGAGCATCGATATATCAGTTGCGAACGACGTATCCGCCATTGGACGGATTGATTCGATCCCGTTCATACTCGACCTGTGCTGCCGGAACACCGGCCTGCGCTTTGCTGCGGTAGCGCGGGTGACCGACACATCATGGACCGCTTGCGCGGTTCGCGATGAAATTCAGTTTGGCCTCGCTGCTGGCGGCCAACTCGACCTGAAAACAACGATCTGCGATGAAATCCGCGACAGCGGTAAAGGCGTTATCATCGATCAGGTCAGCGAAGACCCGATCTTTTGTAATCATCACACGCCTCGCCAGTATGGCTTCCAGAGTTATATCTCGATCCCAATCATTCGACCGAATGGAACCTTCTTCGGCACGCTCTGCGCGCTGGACCCTGAGCCCGCGAAGCTCAGGACCCCAGAAGTGATCAGCATGTTCGAGGGATTCTCGCAGCTGATCGGCTTGCACCTCGACGCGCAGGACCGAATTGCCGAAAGCACCGCCGCGCTTGAACAGGCGGGCAAGGAAGGCGCCTATCGCGAGCAGTTCATCGCAATTCTCGGCCATGATCTGCGCAACCCGCTGGCGTCGATCGAGGCGGGCGCGCGCATGCTTTCGAAAGCGGACCTCAAGGCGCGTGAAAGCACTATAGTTTCGCGCATGTTGGAGAGTTGCAGCCGGATGTCGGGTCTCGTCAGCGATATGTTAGATTTGGCTCGAGGCCGCCTAGGCAAAGGTGTTCCATTATCGTTTAGAGAGGGTCATGACCTCGAAGCCGCGCTCGGTCATGTCATAAACGAACTTCGGATGATCCATCCCGACCGCACGGTGGATGCGGAGATCCTGCTGGGCGTGCCGGTGAAATGCGACGTCCCCCGCATTACCCAGTTGCTTTCCAACCTTCTGGGTAATGCACTTAGCCACGGCGATCCCCGCAAGCCCGTCCGAGTAACCGCGCGATCTGACAGTGACGGTTTCGTGATCGACGTTGCCAATGGCGGCGATCCCATTCCGGCGGACCGTCTCCCCACTCTGTTTGCGCCGTTCACTGACCGCAATACTGGAAGCGCGCACGACGGCTTGGGGCTGGGCCTGTTCATAGCGGGCGAAATCGCATCGGCGCATAATGGCCGGGTCAATGTCACCTCCACGCAGGACGAGACCCGATTCACGTTGGTCATGCCTTGCGGTGTGGGAGATGCAAGGTCGGACGAAGCATTTTTTCCCGCGCCCGTTTAGAGGCTGCGGCAAAGTCCGGCGGATCTCACGTCGGCAGGGTGCGCTGATGACCGGCGCGTCGTATGCATTCTGCTAGTCAGCAGCAGGCCCGAGCAACCCAAATAGTGTCCGGTCAGCAGTGCGCCCATTCTTGCCGTTTGGCGGCGATTTCCCTGCGCTCAGATGCGGAAATTCAAATTATGCGCGTCTTTGGAATATTTTTGCCGTTCTCCGTTCACCTCTTCCGCTGAAAGCTGGAAGAGACAGTATGCAGTTTCGGCAAGCCAGATGCTCGCTTGAACAACTATCATCAGCGCAACGCACAACTCCGATGGCGGGCCGGGGCTATTTTTTCCCGGCGATCCTAAGCCAGACTTTGTGCTTGTAGAAACGTATGAACGGTCATTTAGACGGCTTGGAAACGCTGTGGGCTGAGCCGACGTTCACTATTTCGATGTGTTGGCTTTTGAATGGATCGCTAAATCTCAAATCTTTCCCAGGCCGTCGAAACATATCCGCGCCTTTGCAATTTCTAAGTTCACAGCGGCGCAACAACCGACCGCACGAAGGATGCAAGGAGCGAAGCTGTTCGTCTGCTGCTGCTTGAGCGATCAGCTTTGGCTCTTCGAACGTCAGGGCGACAACATGTCTCGTGCCTCTGGATCTACGCCACGACGGCGGTCCAGAGACCGCATGGCCGGTGTAACTGTCAGGCCGTGCATGAGGACCGAGAATACGATGACGAGCCCGACTATGCCCCAAAGCCTTTCGGCTTCAGGAACAGGCATGTGATTTGCACCAAACGCGAGATAGTAGATTGAGCCCACACC
Proteins encoded in this window:
- a CDS encoding GAF domain-containing sensor histidine kinase; the encoded protein is MSIDISVANDVSAIGRIDSIPFILDLCCRNTGLRFAAVARVTDTSWTACAVRDEIQFGLAAGGQLDLKTTICDEIRDSGKGVIIDQVSEDPIFCNHHTPRQYGFQSYISIPIIRPNGTFFGTLCALDPEPAKLRTPEVISMFEGFSQLIGLHLDAQDRIAESTAALEQAGKEGAYREQFIAILGHDLRNPLASIEAGARMLSKADLKARESTIVSRMLESCSRMSGLVSDMLDLARGRLGKGVPLSFREGHDLEAALGHVINELRMIHPDRTVDAEILLGVPVKCDVPRITQLLSNLLGNALSHGDPRKPVRVTARSDSDGFVIDVANGGDPIPADRLPTLFAPFTDRNTGSAHDGLGLGLFIAGEIASAHNGRVNVTSTQDETRFTLVMPCGVGDARSDEAFFPAPV